The genome window GTCAGGGAATCGCTTTATTCTATTTACCAGTATTGGATTTAAAAAGGCAAGGAAAAAGCCTCTTTCGCGCGCGGCCTTATTGCCTTGACATTTCACCCCCATCTCTCCTAATCTGTAACCATGCAAAAACTGGCCATCGGCATGTTCGATTCCGGGGTGGGAGGCATGACCGTTCTGAAGGAGGTCAGGGAACTGCTCCCCCACGAACACATCATCTATTTTGGAGATACCGCCAGGGTTCCCTACGGGAACAAGTCTCCCCGGATGGTTACGAAATATGCCCTGGAAAGCGCCCTTTTTCTTCTCACGAAGGGCATCAAGCTTCTCGTTATCGCCTGCAACACCTCATCGGCCTTCGCGCTCCCGATACTGCAAAGACGGATGCCCGTTCCCGTCATCGGGGTCATCGGACCCGGCGCCAGGGAAGCGGCAAGGAACACGACGAGCGGCAGGGTCGGGGTCATCGGCACGAGGACCACGATCAAGAGCATGGCCTACGACCGGTCGATCAGGAAGCTCGATCCCGGCATAGAGGTCTTCTCCCAGGCATGCCCCCTTTTCGTTCCCATAGTGGAAGAAGGTCTCGAGCATGACGAGATAGCGAGCCTCATGGCCCGCAAATACCTTCACTCTTTCGAGAGCTCAGGCATCGATGTCCTCGTCATGGGATGCACCCACTACCCGGTCCTCGAGGACGTCATCAGGAAGACGATGGGCAAGGACGTGAAGATCGTGCACTCCGGAAAGGAAACCGCAAAAGAGGCCCGCGCCATCCTCGAAGAGAACGACCTCTTCAACAGGCGCGGCCGCGGCAGGTGCGAGTATTTCGTGACCGATGCCCCCGAATCGTTCCACGAGATAGGAGGCAGGATACTCGGTGAGCCGCTGACCCACGTGAGGACCCTGAAAAGCCTCGACTACCGGGACCTCCTTTTTTCTTCATGATCGTCGATGTAGCTCTTCCGATACCCGTCGGCAGGTCCTTTTCCTACAGGGTCCCCGGCGAGCTCGCCCCCCATATATTCGAACTCGCGCGCGTCCTCGTTCCTTTCCGGCACAGGGAAACCGCCGGGGTCGTCGTCGCCCTCAAGGACGGGGGAGGGGAGGGACTCAAGTCCGTCGCAGGTGTGCTCGATTTCTTTCCCCTTCTATCCCACGAGCTTCCGGCACTTGTGCGCTGGTCATCATTGTTCTATGTCACGCCCGGGGGGATCGCGTTCAAATACGCCCTGCCCTCAGCCGGAGACCTCGAGCGTTTCCTCTCCGTCGAGTCCGCCTCCCGCGCGGACGTGGACGGCCTGCCCCTCAGGAAGGCGATCAGGAAACTCGGCAGAACAGAGCTCATGCGCCTGCACAGGGACGGCCTCCTTGACCTTCGCGAGACGCTGACGGGGGAGATCTTCGCTCCGCCCGTCCCGGCCCCCCCGGGCCCGGACGGTAGCGGAGGAGAAAAGGTCCTTCTCATTGATTCCGTGGAGGAACGGCTGGCGCACTACGAGAGGGTCATATCGGACCACCTGGGGCGAGGCGGGAACGTCCTTTTCCTCGTTCCCGATTACCATGCCGCCGGGGTGTGGTTCACGAAAAGACTCAGGGAAGCCTACGGTCCCCGCGTTCTGTGGTTCTCCTCCGGCACACCCGTGAAGCAGAGGATGGAAACCTGGTTCAGGAGCCGCCGCGAGGGCGGGCACGTGGTCCTCGGGAACAGGAACTGTGTCTTTCTCCCCCTTCACGGCCTCTCTCTCATCATCGTCGAGAGGTGCGACGATGATGAATACAAGAACGAGGAAGGGTTCAAGTTCAATGCCGTGAGGGTTGCCGTCGAAAGGGCGCGGCTCGCGAAGGCATCCGTCGTCCTCGGTTCTGCCGCCTGTTCCATCGACGCGATCCATCTCGCCCGGACACAGGGCTTCGGGATCACCTGCAATGAATGGCCCACCCGGGGAGACTACGCGGAAAGGACGACAAGCGTCCCCTCCCGCTCGACGGGTGAGATCATCGACCATCTCAGTGCCGAGGCGGGAGAGGCCGCCCGGCACGGCACGCGCGTCGCAGTCTACGTCCCGCGGAAGGACCAGGGCTCGTACCTCAAATGTCACGCCTGTAGGGAAACCCTTTCCTGTCCCGGCTGCGGGGAAGCCCTCACCTACGACAGGCAGGCGGGGAACCTCGTTTGTCCCGGCTGCGGGGCGCGGCTCGCATATGAGGGCACCTGCCCCCAGTGCGGCAGCAGCGCCATCGGCTTCTCCCGGATAGGAATAGTGTTCATCGAGGAGCACCTCCGCAGGGCCTGGCCGCACCTTACCATCACCCGCATCACCGGCGACTCCCTCAGGAAAGAGGCAGCGGCCATCCGCGCACCCCGTAAGGGCGGTGCGGCTGTCCTCGTCGGTACGCAATCCCTCTCCAAGCTCTACACTCTCCCCGTCGACAGGCTGCTCCTCGCCCAATGGGAGGAACTGCGAAAGATGGGCGGATACAGGTCGGAAGAGAGAACGCACCAGATCCTTCTCAACCTTCTGGACGCCCTCACCCCCCGATCCATCATCTCCTATTCAGCGGGAAAGGAGCCCGCTGACCCCCGCGACTATCTGGAGATCTCCTCTTTCATCGAACGGGAACTCAAGAAACGTGGGGAAGCCCACTTCCCGCCCTTTGCCCGCGTCTTTCTCCTCGAGGCCCGCGGCAAGACAGCGGCCCGGGCCGATGCCACTCTCGCGAAGGTCCGCAAGGTCATCACCGACGGAGGCCTCGAAGGTGCGCTGCTCGGCACCCTTCCTCTCGAAAAGCCCCCCTATCACATACGCAGGGTGATACTGAAGGGAGACGAAGCACTCCTCAGGGACGTCTTCGAAGAACTGCGCGACATCCCGGGAGTGGACATCGAAGCCGACCCGCTAAGCTTCTGAAAGATCGCTCGAACCTCTTGAGCGGCTTAAGCGAGAAGAATAAAAAAAAAGGAGGCTTTGGGCCTCCCCTTTTTTGTCTGCAATGCGGAACTACTTCTTGGCCGGAGCCGCGGGCTTCTCAGCGGGCTTCTCGTCCTTCTTCTCTTCCGCCTTCTTCTCTTTCTTCTCTTTCGCGACCTTGGCTTTCGTCACTGCCTTGGCAACGTTCTTGCCGTCTGCCTCGGTGTAGACTACGTTAACCTTGTCGCCAGCCGCGAACTTTGCCATCTTCTTCACCTTGGAAACGTCGAAGGTCATCTCGGTCTCACCCTTGACGACTATTGTCTTCGCCGCCTCGTCCATGGAGACGAAGTCGCCTGCGAACTTCTTCACGCCGGCTTTCTTGGCCTTCTCGACCACTTTCTCCTTCACGGGCTTGTCTGTCGCTGCGGCCGGCTTGTCTGTCGCGGCTTTCTTGTCCTGCGCCATAACGGTCGTAACGAAGGCAACGGTGATCAGGATCGCGAGAACGATCATCAATGCTTTCTTCATACTTTTTCACCTCCTTCCCTATTATTGGTTACATTTAGCTGCATGGGGTTTACGTATGCAGTTGTTATGCCAGAATCGTAAGGTATCGATAATAAAGAGGAGAGGTTCGGGAGGTCTTCCGGGAGACATGCTATAATCGGAAATATCCGACTCCGGGACGCCCCGCGAATCGGAAATATCCGACTATTCCTTCCTGGGGGACCGGCCTGGCGAGTGTTTGAGCTCGTTCACCCTCGCCTTGTAGTCGTAAAGCCCGAGCTCCTTAAGTTTCGACACGCCGACGAAGAAGGTGTCCCGGCTTATCCCCAGGTGCTCCGCTATCTCTTTCGGCTCGAGGAGATGGTCGGACCCTCCGTCCCGGGGGTCCAGCCTGGTGAGGTAAAGGTAGAGGCGATACTCGGCCGCCGTGAGCTTCGCGTCTATTAGCTCGTCGAGCCTCGACGTGATCCCGTCGATGGCCGCGCGGGGCTGCGAGTAATACCTGACCTCGGCGGGAACATACTCCATGCCGATGGTCCCCGCCTCGCACATTATATAGGAGCGCTCCAGCACAGATTCCAGCTGGCGGACGTTACCCGGCCAGGAATACTGCATGAGGCACGCGAGGACCTCGTCGCTCACGGTCTTCCTGCCCCCGTGAATGCCGTCGAGCTTCTTCAGGAAATGCTCCACGAGAAGAGGTATGTCAGTGGGCCTTTCCCTCAGCGGCGGCAGGGTAAAGGCGATGACATTGAGCCTGTAATAGAGGTCTTCCCTGAACCTTCCCGCCTCGATCTCCTGTTCCAGCTTCTTGTTGGTCGCCGCGATGATGCGCACGTCGAGCTTGATCGTCTCTTTTCCTCCGATCCTCCGTATCTCCTTCTCCTGGAGGGCCCTCAAGAGCTTCGCCTGCGTACTCCGGGTGAGGTCTCCTATCTCGTCGAGGAAGAGGGTGCTGCCGTTGGCCTGCTCGAAGAGCCCGATCTGCCGCGCCAGGGCCCCGGTGAAGGCGCCTTTCTCGTACCCGAAGAGTTCGCTCTCGAGAAGCGTTTCCGGTATGGCCGCGCAGTTGATGGCGAAAAAGGGTTTCCCTTTCCTGGGGCTGTTGTAGTGAATGCTCTTGGCGAAAAGCTCCTTGCCCGTTCCGCTTTCACCGTGAATGAGAACGGTGGAGTTCGTCGGGGCCACCCTCCTGACGATCTTGTAAAGCTCCTCCATGGCACCGTGCGCACCGACGATGTTGTCGATGTGAAAACGGTCCCGCAGCTGGTCCTTCAGCATGATGTTGTCCTTGAGGAGCTTCACCTGGTTCATGGCATTGGTGATGACGAGGAGAAGCTGGTCCTTCTCGAGGGGCTTCTCAAGATAGTAGAAGGCACCAAGCTTGGTCGCCTCCACGGCCGAGGGTATGGAGCCGAAGGCGGTCATGATGATCACGTGGCAGGTCCTCCCCAGGGCCCTCACTTCCCTCAGCACTTCCGTGCCGTCGATGTCGGGAAGCTTGAGGTCCGTGAGGATGACATCGAAATTTCCGTTCTTGAGGATGTCCACCGCCTTTTTTCCGCAGTCGGCGGCCTCGACATAGAAACCCTCCTTCGAAAGGATGGTCTTTATGATCCCGCGCTGGTTCCTGTCGTCCTCAACGACAAGGATAGCGCCCTTCGTGTCATCCTTCATGGCGTGGGATCCTTATGGTCATGGTAGTTCCTTTTCCGATCTCGCTCGCGGCCGATATGGTGCCGCCGTGCTCCTCGACGAACCGCTTCGTTATGGCGAGCCCGAGACCAATGCCGAGTTTTTTTGTAGAGTAATAGGGCTCGAAGATCTTGTCAAGCTCATCTTCCGCTATGCCCTCCCCGTCATCGGAGACCGACAGGTATGTCACGGAATCCTCCGTCCCGCACTCGATGCGCACCCTCCCCGGCCCCTCTATGGCCTGGACGGCATTTATCACAAGGTTGATGACGCAGAGCCGCATGTACTCCCTGTCACAGTACATCGTATCGGTGCCGTCGCGGCAGCCAAGCTCGATCTCGACACCGCTTCGAATCTTGTCCTTCACCATGACGAGCGCTTCGTCAACGAGGTTCCCGGGGGGCACGTCTTCCTTGTTGAGTGTGATCGATTTGCCGAGGAAAAGGAAATTGTGGATGAGCTCGTTCACCCGGTATATCTCCGTGAGGAGGCTGTCGAGAAGCCCGACGAGGTCCTCCTTGTCCGAGATGGGCTCCTCCGTCACCCTTTCCCTGATGTGTCCTATGGAGAGGGTCAGGAAATTGAGAGGGTTCCGTATCTCGTGGGCGATACCTGAGGAGAGCTGACCGATGAGGGAAAGCTGTTCGGACTTCTTCAGCTTCTCTTCCAGCTCCTTGCGCTCGTCGAGTTTGTCCACCATTTCATTGAAGCTCGTCACCAGGGTACCGATCTCATCCTTGCGGTCCGTTTCCCTGATCTTGACGAGCTCTCCCATGGCGATCTTCCTGCTTGCCATGGCTATCCTCTTGATCGGTTCCGTGTATTTCTCGGCGATGACGAGGCACACGATGATGCCGATGGTGAAGGCGAAGATCATGCTGAGGATCCTCTTGATCTGGTTGCGGTTCTGCAGGAGACGATAGTCGTCGAGTGCCATGTTGATATGGATGTAGCCGATATTCTGGCCCTTGATCGCGACTGGCATGATGATGTTGTAGAGCCGCTGGGTGCCGCTGCGATGCTCGTCGCCGAGGCGCGCCGTGATCATGAGGTCCTTTTTCCGCGCGGCCGGCCTCTTCTCCGTCAGCTTCTGGGTGGTGCCGATCTTCTTCGGGTCGGAACTGGCGATGACCTCCGACTTGTCGCTAACGATCGAGATCTCCTTGATCCCCTTCTTGTTGAGCATGTCCACGTAGCTCTTGAGCCGGGCCGTCGAATCCCCCCGGTACGTCAGTTCCTCGACGCTTATCTGGATGGCCCTGGTGATGTCGTCGATATTCTCGCCCACCTTGTCGAGAAGGGCCTCTTCGGCCCTCGTGTAGATGATGGTCAGGGAACCGATGGATATGAGAAGGAGAAAGAGGAGAATGAGGAGGAGCTGCGTTCTCAACGACAGGCTGCGAAAAACGGATTTCACGAGTGCGTAGAGTCCTGCCGCCCTTTCCCCCATGTTACGCCTGCCGCTCGTCTTCATGGGCCCGCTATCCTTCGTGTCTGTGCTCGAGATAGGCATCGATGCGACCTGTGATGACCTCCACGGGAACGAGAGGAAAGACATCCCGCAGGGGGGGCCCGTCTGACCTTCCCGTGATAAAGGCCCTCAGGATCATGAAGAGGTCCCTTTTCTTAAGGCCGGGGGGCGCGGCGAGAGCGCCGGCGAGCTCGTCGAAGGTGAGGCCGCTCCCGGCTGCGAGGCGGGGCCTGACGGCCTTCGCTATCTCTCCGGCCGCGTCCATCTTCAAGAGGTAACGAAGCGCGCTCTCCCTGAACTCCGCCCTGTCGAACATCTCCATGTACTCCCTGAGGTCGGTAAGGGTGGAGGCGTTCTCACGCACGACGGACATCTTCTCCGCCCGGGAGGTGTCGATCCCCGCCCTGTCGAGAAGCTCGGTGAGAGGCATGCGCTTCAGGTATTCCCTGTTGAACCAGAGCAGCTTCTCCATATCGAAAACACTGTCCGAACCGGATACTGAGTCAAGGGAAAAGGTCCGGATGAGCTCATCGGTGTTGAGGAGCTCCACCGCAAGGCTTCGCCCCATCGTCGACAGGTAGTTCACGAGCGCCTCGCTCACTATTCCCATGGCACGGAAATCCATAACGCGCGTCGCGCCGTGCCTCTTGCTGAGAGGTTTGCGGTCAGGACCGATAAGGAGGGAGTGATGCGCGTATTCAGGCGGCCTTCCTCCCAGGGCATTGATGAGGGCTATCTGCTTCGGCGTGTTGGAGATATGGTCCCCTCCCCGTATGACGTGGGTGATCCCCATGAGCATGTCGTCGACGACGACGGCCAGGTTGTACGTCGGTGTCCCGTCCCTTCTGAGGATTATGAGGTCATCCACGTGTCCCCTCGGGAAAGAAAGCTCCCCCCGTATGCCGTCCCGGAACGTTATCGGCCTTCCATCCGACCGGAAGCGCAGGGTGAAGGGCCGCCCCTCGTCCGTGAGCCTTACGGCCTCCCCGGCGGAAAGGTCCCGGCATTTTCCGTCATATCTCGGAGGCTCGCCCCGCGCCAGCGACCTCTGTCTCGCCGCGGCAAGCTCCTGTTCGCTGCAGAAACACCGGTACGCGAGGCCCTTCTCCAGGAGGACCATCGCGTGGGACCTGTAGACGTCAAGACGCTCGGACTGGCGCAGCGGTCCTTCGTCCCAGGCGATCCCGAGCCAGGCAAGATCATCCGTGATGGACCTCTCGTAGGCCGCGTCGGAGCGTTCGACGTCCGTATCCTCCATGCGCAGAACGAAGGACCCCCCGTTCTTCCTGGCGAAGAACCAGTTGAAGAGGGCCGTCTTCGCGTTTCCCACGTGGAGATGTCCCGTCGGGCTCGGGGCAAACCTTACCCTGACCATTTTCGCCTCATCTGTCGTGGAGATCCGGGACACATGCCTCTTTCAGACCCTGTCCATGAGAACGACGGCGTGCGCCGCGATACCTTCGCCCCTGCCGGTCAGCCCCAGGCCCTCGGTCGTCTTGCCCTTGAGACCCACCATGCCGGCGTCAATGGACAGGAGCCCGGCGATCCTCTCCCTCATCGCCTCCCGGTACGGAGCTATCTTCGGCGCCTCTGCCACGACGACGCTGTCGACGTTGACGACCCGGTAACCCCTCTCGCGGGCTATCGCCGAGACCCGGGCAAGTATCACGGCGCTGTCGATGCCCTCGATGTCCCTGTCGGTGTCGGGGAAATGAACCCCGATGTCCCCTTCAGAGAGGGCACCCAGTATCGCGTCGCTTATGGCATGGAGAAGCACATCCCCGTCGGAGTGGCCGAGAAGACCTTTCCCGAAAGGGATCTCGACGCCTCCCAGGACAAGCCGCCTGCCATCTGTCAGCCGATGGACGTCGAACCCAGTCCCTATCCTCATAAGGTCCCTTTGAGCTGGGAAAGAAGCCCTCTCGCTATGGTCAGGTCCTCGGGCGTGGTGATCTTCATGTTGTACGGAGAGCCCTCTATGACCTTCACCTTCTTTCCCAGGTGCTCTATGAACGTGGCGTCGTCATACCCGTAGTGTCTTTTCGCCATTCCTTCCCGGTATGCCTTCATGATAAGGGGGTACTTGAACGTCTGGGGGGTCTGAACGTGCCAGAGGGAATCCCTTTCGAGGGTCTTCACGACAAACCCTTCCTTGGAGATGACCTTCACGGTGTCCTTCACAGGCAGGGCCGGGATGACGGCATCGTACATCTCCATGAGGAAGATGCCTTTCTCGATGAACGCGGGGGATACGAAAGGCCGCGCCCCGTCGTGTATGACAACCACGTCACAGGGATGCTCGATGGCCTCCAGTCCGTTCCTCACCGAGTCCTGCCTGAGCTTGCCGCCTATAACGATCTTCATGATCTTGTTGAACTTGTAGGTCTCCAGTATCTCCTCCTGAATGAGAGGAAGATCCTTCTGATTGACGACAAAATAGATGCCGTCCACGGCCCGGCACTCTTCAAATATCTGCAGTGTGTGAACAATGATGGGTTTGTTCTCGATGAGCAGGAACTGCTTGTTGGTGGCGGCACCCATCCTCTTTCCCGCGCCACCGGCGAGAATGATCGCGATCGTTCTCATGTCTGTATCACGCCTGTTCTTCCAACTGATATTCGTCGGGGTACATGTAATCCTTCCCCGCCTCTCCCTTGAGCCTCGAAAAGATCATGCGTCCCGAGGTCGTCTGCAGGACGCTCGTGACGACAACGTCGACGGTCTTGCCGAGGTGTTTCCTCGCATCGTCGACCACTACCATCGTGCCGTCATCGAGGTATCCGATCCCCTGGCCCTGCTCCTTGCCTTCCCTGAGCACCTTGATACTCATCTGTTCGCCCGGCAGGAGCGCAGGGCGGAGCGACATGGCAAGCTGGTTCATGTTGAGGACCTCGATGCCTTGCAGTTCGGCGACCTTGTTGAGGTTGTAGTCGTTGGTGACGATCTTTCCCCCCAGTCGTTTCGCGAGGGCTATGAGCTTGGTGTCAACGTCCTTGAGCTTGGGGAAATCATAGTCCACGATCCTGACGGCGAGGAAGGTCTGTTTCTGCAATCTGTGCAGGACATCGAGGCCGCGGCGGCCGCGGGTCCTCTTCACAGGGTCCTGGTGGTCGGCGATGTGCTGTATCTCGTAGAGGACGAACTGGGGGATGACAAAGGTCCCCTGTATGAAACCGGTCTCGCATATGTCTGCTATCCGCCCGTCTATGATGGTGCTCGTGTCGAGAAGCTTGATGTCCTTGTCCTCTTCCAGGCGATCGAAGAGAGGGACCTTGGAGAGGTCGATCGTTTTCGACTTCTCTTTCCCGAGGACAAACCCGAGGTAACCCATGATGAAGTAGAAAAGGACGTAGATGGGGAGCGTGATGGGGATGTCCTTGATCAGGGCGAGAAGGAGACGGGACACGAAGAGATTGGCCACGAAAAGGCTCACGACAACCCCCGTGAGACTTCCGAGAATGATCTTCAGGGATATGTCCCGGAGCTTGAGCTCGATCTTGAGGATGGCATACCCGAGGATCAGCCCGCATGTCGCCCCGACGAGCCCCCAGACCCCGCTCGAGAGGAGTTCTTTGAGTATGAAATATCCGGTAAGGGTTGTGACGGTCAGGAGGATTATCTGAATGAATATATCCAAGGACTCAACCCTTGTGGTGATTGGCGGTATTTCCTTTTTGATTGTTGTTATTCGCCAGGAAGATCTCTTCGATCTCCTGCTCGACTACAAGCTCTTCGGTGCCGAGAGACATGGAAAGTTCCTTCGTGATGAGATTGCGTGCCATCTCGAACATCTTCTTTTCGCCGAAGGAAAGTTCCTTCCAGTATCGGAGGTTGTAGAGCTCTTTCAGAACCGTCGCGACCTCATAGATGGAACCGCTCTTGATCCTTTCCATGTATTCCTTGTACCGTCTGTTCCAGGGCGAGTTGTCGTGAACGATGTTCTTGTCCTTGAGGATATCGTAGACCTTGCACACCTCACAGGCATCGATGACGCATCTCAGGCCGGCATTCTTCGCGCCGTCGATAGGTATCATGATGGTCATGTCCGTGTCGAGGATGCGGATTATGTAGAATGACTGTTTGGTACCTGAGAACTCTTTTTCTTCGATAGACTCGATCCGACCGACACCATGCCCCGGATATACTGCGACTTCTCCTACATCAAACATTATGCCTCCGAATAGTTTTTCATCGTTTTTCGGCCAGGTTGCCATATTGTAGCATAATATTGAGAAAAATTAAATAAGTAATGGTTATTACGCGGTAATCGGCAGGAAATGCACAGGTTCTCCCCTTCCTGCGGGAGAGAAGCCGCGCACGGGGTTCAGGATACCTGCTTCTGCCTTTCCAGAAGCCTGAACTTTATGTCGTTGACGATCCTGAGAAGCCCCTTTTCGGATGCAAGGTCGAGGGCGGTCTTGTTATGCTTGTTCATTATCGTGAGGTCGGCGCCCCGGCTGATGAGAAAATTGATGATGCCCGCGGACTTGCCGTTTATTGCGCACATGACCGGCGTGTCACCCTCGTGGTCCCGGGCATTGAGGTCCGCGCCATGCTCCACGAGAAGTCTGACGATCTCCAGGTGGCCGCTCTTGCTCGCGAAGGTGAGGGCCGTGCCGCCATCCCTGTCGGGAACGTTGACATCGGCGCCGCGGGAGACAAGGAGCCTCAGAACGCCCACCTGGTTGTTCCTGCAGGCATAGGTCAGCGGGGTCACACCCTGCGTGTTCCGGGCATTGACATCGGCCCCGTTGTCGAGGAGGAAGCGCGCCGTGTCCGTGAATCCGCGCATCGACGCATACATGAGGGGGGTGTTGCCGTTGTGGTCAGCGTCGTTGACATCGGCACCCTTGCCGATGAACTGGACAACGCTTTCAAGGTCACCCTTCTCGATGGCGGTGATCAACTCGTCTGAGAATCGTTTCTCCACTTAGACCATTATATACCACCTCCTGAAAAATGGGAGTTTTTTTTCCAGAGGACGCCGGGAACGGGCGGGAGCGCCTTTTGAAAAATGGATTGATGCCGGGGGAATTTTCCTTTATAATCACTACAATCTTTATCTGGAGGACACAATAATGGTCAAGTCAAGGTTCGCGCCGAGTCCAACGGGGAACCTCCACATAGGCGGCGCCCGGACCGCTCTTTTCAACTATCTTTATACGAAACATCACGGGGGGGTCTTTGTCCTCAGGATAGAGGACACCGACGTCGAACGGTCGAAGGAAGAGTATGTGAAAGACATACTCGGCGGCCTCTCCTGGCTCGGTGTTCACTGGGACGAGGGACCATACTACCAGATGGACCGCATGGACCTGTACCGGGAGCACGCCTACAGGCTCCTCGATCAGGGATACGCGTACAAATGCTACTGCACCGCGGAAATGCTCGAGGAGAAACGAAAGAAGGCGCTCAAGGAGGGCGGCAAGCCCCACTATGACAGGACGTGCCGTGACCTTCCCGCCGGTGACACCTCCAATGAAGGCAAGCCTTTCGTCATCCGTTTCCGCAGTCCCGTAGACGGCGAGGTGAGCTTCACGGACCTCATCCGCGGCAGGATCACCTTTAAATGCGAGGAGCTCGACGACCTTATCATCTTCCGGACCGACTCCACGCCCACGTACAACTTCACCGTCGTCATCGACGACGCGCTGATGGGCATCACGCACATCGTCCGCGGCGACGACCACATCAACAACACCCCGCGGCAGATACTTATCTATGAGGCCCTCAAGTATCCCGTCCCGCAGTTCGCCCACGTGCCCCTCATCCACGGAAAGGACAAGGCCCGCCTCTCCAAGCGCCACGGCGCCACGTCCCTCCTGGAATACCGCAACGACGGATTTCTGCCCGAGGCTCTCATGAACTACCTGGCGCGTCTCGGCTGGGCGCACGGCGACCAGGAGATATTCAGCCGGCAGGAACTGATCGAGAAGTTCGATCTTCCCAATGTGGGAAGGTCGCCTTCCGTCTTCGACATGGACAAGCTGACCTGGCTCAACGGCCACTACCTGAAGACCCTTCCCGCCGAGGACATCGCCGGGAGGCTCCTGCCCTTTCTCGAAGGCATGGGGATAAAGGCCACCGCCGACAGCCGTCTCGTCAGGGTCGTCGTCAACCTCCGCGAGCGCGCGCGGACCCTCAGGGAGATGGCGCAGATGGCGGAGTATTTCTTCCGTGATGACTTCGCCTTCGATGAGGCCGCCCGCGCGAAGTTCCTCACTCCGGCAACGAAACCCATTCTCGTCGATTTTGCCGAAGGCCTCAAGAACATCGCCTCCATGGACGAAGAGGAGGGCCTCAAGGTCCTCATCGAGGGATTGACGAAGAAGTACAATGCCAAGCCCGTCGGTATCATCCAGCCCGTCAGGGTGGCCCTTTGCGGCAGGACCGTGAGCCCCGGGATATTCGAGGTCATCGCCATTCTGGGCAAAGAGGCCGTGGAGAAGAGACTGGCGCGAGCCGTCGAATCGATCCAATGAAACTGGCCAGACTCGAGATATTCGGTTTCAAATCCTTTCTCAACCGCACCGTCTTCCAGTTCGGCGAGGGGATCACGTCCATCGTCGGGCCCAACGGCTGCGGCAAGAGCAACATAGTCGACGCCATCGTCTGGGTCCTTGGCGAGAGGG of Syntrophorhabdus sp. contains these proteins:
- the gltX gene encoding glutamate--tRNA ligase, with amino-acid sequence MVKSRFAPSPTGNLHIGGARTALFNYLYTKHHGGVFVLRIEDTDVERSKEEYVKDILGGLSWLGVHWDEGPYYQMDRMDLYREHAYRLLDQGYAYKCYCTAEMLEEKRKKALKEGGKPHYDRTCRDLPAGDTSNEGKPFVIRFRSPVDGEVSFTDLIRGRITFKCEELDDLIIFRTDSTPTYNFTVVIDDALMGITHIVRGDDHINNTPRQILIYEALKYPVPQFAHVPLIHGKDKARLSKRHGATSLLEYRNDGFLPEALMNYLARLGWAHGDQEIFSRQELIEKFDLPNVGRSPSVFDMDKLTWLNGHYLKTLPAEDIAGRLLPFLEGMGIKATADSRLVRVVVNLRERARTLREMAQMAEYFFRDDFAFDEAARAKFLTPATKPILVDFAEGLKNIASMDEEEGLKVLIEGLTKKYNAKPVGIIQPVRVALCGRTVSPGIFEVIAILGKEAVEKRLARAVESIQ
- a CDS encoding CarD family transcriptional regulator, coding for MFDVGEVAVYPGHGVGRIESIEEKEFSGTKQSFYIIRILDTDMTIMIPIDGAKNAGLRCVIDACEVCKVYDILKDKNIVHDNSPWNRRYKEYMERIKSGSIYEVATVLKELYNLRYWKELSFGEKKMFEMARNLITKELSMSLGTEELVVEQEIEEIFLANNNNQKGNTANHHKG